One Conger conger chromosome 7, fConCon1.1, whole genome shotgun sequence genomic window, TAATCCAGTAGTATTTGTACTCTAAACCTTTCTTTAATTTCTTCTGCGTTTAATATTCTCAGTTTTCCCTTAACGCTGGTGGGTTCCTGCTGTGGTTTGCTTCGTTCCTGCGATCTCAAGCTTGCAACGGCGTTGGTAACAtcgacatacacacagagtggGGGATGGTGATacgggcagagagggaggggggcattcAGTTTGTGATGCGCTGGGGAACGGAATAGACCGCCCACAAATCCTATCGTTTTGCACTGGTTAAGTCGTTAAGTTCACTTTCTCATTGAACACACAGCGCATGAATTCATAATGAGTCTTGCGTAGCCTATTTTGGAGCGTTTCTATATTTTGATGCTCTTGGACTATTCCacttgacaaaaataaattccaTGCCTCTCACTTATTTCCTTAGGGTATATAAACGCAGGGGTATATCTAGTTTTTCAAGACTTAATAACTATGTTACTAGCACGATTGACTGGCTGCACCGTAAGCCTTGAAGACCGTAGGCCTCTTTAACTACTAATTGGAAAAATGAACGATGCGATGCATCCCATTCTTTTGCGTCTCTAAATTTTATGGACATTTTATTTCCTCCCTTAGACAGTGTTCTCTTCAGTAATCACCCTCATGaccatcgttttttttttttgtattgtctgAACAACCCTACTGTTAATTtaccaaaataaaactttttttattttttcttgtttacaTGTTCTGTGCTGTCCTTGCAGATTGTTGTTAATGTTCCTGTGACAATGTCATAAGTGgactcaaaatacattattataagACTGGCAAAAGACTGCCACATGATGTGATTTTATTCTATTAAAATAAGAGATACCAAAACCCGAGATCCCTATGTATGGACAACACCGGACAGTGCTTTGCAAAGGTAATGttaacattttttcaatttagGGAATTCAACTTTGATACATAAAATACTTGGTGTGTGGGAGCTATCACACTACCTGTTCATCCCCTCCTAGTACCTTTGCTTAACACCTAGGTTTTATTCCTACACATATATTGagaataacaaaaatgtcaaaatgcatctttgtaaaatcaaataaaaaaaatagtgttGCTCCTGagtattcaattcagttttatttgtaaagtGTTTTCACTAGGCGTCTCAAATCCAGTAGGTTGAGTGGGTGTTGCGGTATAAAACTAGCAGGTAAAGTAGAGTCCACAGGAAGGGATGCAGAACATGCAGTCCAGATGGGCGGGTTCGTGCATCTGTAGCTTCAGGATGTGTTGAAGCATAGTTTAGTGTAGTTTATGTCATATCTGAacttaaaaatatgtattacaaCTGTGTTAATATAGCTTGTTCCTCAAAAAGCGAACAGGCGCCATAAACTGTATGCAAAGGCATTAGGTCGCCCCCTCGTGGTTGGAAAGCATactgatgaaattaaagaagtCCTTAGAATGAAGGTCATAAGCGACACATCAAGCCACGTTCCAAATTCTATTTATTCAGCAATTTATTTCTTATCAATAAAGTGCCCCATTGCCTCATGAAGGTGATTAATATAACAAAAGTGCAATTCTCGATTCATCTAAAAATATGTCCCAAATATTGGAggtcatatataaaaaaataaaaaatctatacAATGAATGATTACCTAGCATTCGATTGCTATTGTGCAGAGCACTAAAACATTTTGCTGGAATATGAGCTGTATTCTAGAACATCTATCAGATATTCCAAAGACAATTTAAACTGTCGTGGGATAAGTAGTAAAATAAAGATGAGGTAATCCAGGATTTAGCTTCCTGGTCATGTGATTGTCTACCATTTGTTGACAATCAGCTTCGCTGGGCATTAACCCTTGCCAGTCCATATTGTTTCTTCATTGTAGGATACAATAAAGCAGTAACAATACACTGCTAATGTAAGGCTAGCGGTTCTGTTTACATTCTCAGTTGTTATCCAGAAAGAAAGATAGGTtgcttttatataatttataatataCCAGGAGAACTAGGAGTGATGTTCATTGATTAATATCATGAAATTGCTATTTTTGATTAACCTAAAACAGGTCCCAATACAAATATGTGaggtaatttttaaaaaaatcaatacgATTAATGATCTTAGAATTCAATTGCTATTGTGCAGAGCTGATTCACTCTCAAAAGCATTTTGCTGGAATATGAGATGTATTGATTCTAGAAAATCTATCTCAGATATCTCAAAAACGTGAGAGAACAGAACTGGACATTGTTACCTAGATATAGACCACACTGCCGATCTGACCACTCTCAAATGAAAGATAGTTTGcttttatataatttaaaacATCGCAGGAGAACCAGGAGTCATGATCATGCACAGCAGGGCTGTGGGTTTTATTCTGTCTGGGGAGAACAGAGTGGGACCGGAGTCAGCAGGGTTGCAATTAGGACTTCTCCTTCCTCAACGGAGGTGGAGGGATTGATGAGTGGGGGTGTGGCTAATCGCTAATCCAAAATTAACTGACGAGtcaatgctctctctctctcccagattAAAAGGACTTTGCCTCAGGGTAGGCCAGTCCACAACAAAGACGCCAAGTCCCACCCCACTGAGCCCAGTGGAAGACTGTCACTAGTGGCATACAAACTAACAAATTCCCCATATACTTCCTGGGAGCTCATTGCCTATTTCCTCTGAAGTGGGAGCACAGTGAGGTCCTGACGGTCCTGAACAACACCATGGCTCTGATGAAATCGGGCTGGCTCTGGAGACAAAGTAAGTGTTAGTCTCACCACGTTCTCCGGTAAATGTCGTACAGGATTTAAAGATTACGGCTTCCTACATACGACACACACCCAGATTAGATTGAACTAGAACACACTGAACAGCGAATCACAAATTTTAAATGTCTAGATGTTTGCAAAGGTTTTGCAAAGTAAGTAACAGTGTAGACTACTACAACAAGCATGTGAATTTCCCTCTGAAGGTGATTCAGTGTGTTTTAACGAGAGATGATGTATTTGAACATTTGTTACTGATTGTcaggctaaaaaaaaaaaaaaagtgagatttcataattttattttcattatgccCAGTTTAATATGACATCAGGCTTAACTGATACAGTCTTATAGCACAAGGCAAAAAAATcaagacatttaaaatataatatgtgTACTAAATATGGATAATAATTAGCCCAACAAAGGTGTCAATGGCTGCTTTTATgttataacattttatttagcaggtgcttttatccagaacGACATGCAAGTGAATagcaaactacagaacaggttggataaggaacaattcacaaagaatcagttGCCTACAGCCATCACTATCAAGTCGAGTACACATAGTAAATAGGGCAAGTCAGTAAACAATAAGGTAAACAACTACAGTATCAAGCTCAATACAAATGCAACAGTCCTAGATTATAATACaaagtaaaaaagaagaagctccTAGCCCatatctgcatggttttatgcattgcactgctgccacatgattggttgattagataatcgcatgaataagtaggtgtccaggtgttcctaataaagtgctcagtgagtgcacatataaaatacagtgagtaagaaagaaaaaaataagtagaAAGTTCAACAAGATGGCTAAAAAGGCTGAGGCAGGTGATACACAGGTGGCACACAGGTGACAGCGGATTGGGGCACTCCCACAGAGGAGTAAAGGTGTAGCCAGTTACGGTAAGGCGTGAAGAGATGAATCTTTATTCTGCAGTGGAAAATTGGCAGTGACTGAGCAGTTCTAGGGAactagggtggagaagctcagCGCAGTCgtgggaaagagagagccaTTCACATTATTTCTGCACTGAATGAGACATGACTCACGACATGGCCACTGCTAAGCAATCAGAAACAAGGACGTGTGAATCAGTCAAACATaacattttgtggaaaatgtgcAAAAGAATTGCAACATGTGACTGACGGGTGTTTCTTGTTTCCAAAGATGTGTCctattagattgattggttgaacaataaatagttctgtctactcttggttttattttgtgttcatcttttcatcAACCCaacccaaaatgtattaaagtgtattgcaaaaacaaaggaattggccttgctgatccaatacttttggaggggattgTACATAACCCCCCTAAATTCAGGCCACCATAATATTTGACATAATATTTCTAATTAGTTgggtgttacattacattacatggcatttagcagacgctcttatccaaagcgacgtacaacgaagactaccttagtgcaggtataagataGCTTTCAGTATGTAGCTTTGTTTCTagacttttgattgcctttggtgtctgttattggtgtttgtcatcatgaggaccagagttgtgccaatgaaagtcaaggaagccaattagaggctgagaaataaaaataaaaaaaacagtcggAGACAAAGGCAAACAATAACAGCAAATATGTGgtctggaacatcattaagacgAAAGAgtgcactggtgtatgtttgagaTCATTGCCCTGCTGggggatgaagcaccatccaatgaatTTAGAAGCATTTGGTGGAACTTGGGGCAGATAAGTAGCTTCTGTACACTTAAGAATTGATTCTCCTGCTGCTAtctgcagttacattatcaatgatgACAAGTGAGCCAGCGCTTGTGGAAGCCGTACATACCTAAGCTATAacacccacaccaccaccatggTTCACAGATGAGCGGGGGCTACTTTGGATCATGGGCAGAATGTtctagcctccacactttgctctttccAGCACTCTGAAGTCAATCTCGCTCTCAtttgtccacaagacctttttcccagaactctgcaggctcctTAAAGTACTTCTTAGCCAGGTGTAACATGGcaatcctgtttttgcagctaactagtggtttgcttATTGCAGAAATCTGTTGGTGAAATTTCCTGAGGACTGTAGTAACTGACCTCCTGACGAGCCTCCTAATGAGTGCTTCTGATTGGTCAAACAGGTTTTTCGGGGGTTCATCAACTGTAATTATTGAGCTGACCAGTGCCCCCTTCTGATTGATGttcaaacagtttattttggtgagCCAATTATTTGGCCTTTGACTCATACTATTCTTTTTGTAAAAATTATTTCTCcgcttcataatggcttccttgactttcattggcacaaatacagtatagtcctcatgttaacaaatgcaaataacagactccaacGGCAAtgaaaaagcctagaatcaagactacatACAGAAAGCTCTCCTATACCTGTACTAATCAAAAATTGAAATCTCTTGTTTAcacaagtattcagacccttaattcagtactttgtagaagcccctgtGGCAGCAATTACATCTTCGAATCATTTTAGGTAAGTCTCTATAAGCTTTGCAcgcctggatttgggcagtttttCTAATtattcctggcagatcctcatAAGCTCCGTCAGgttggatgggaagcatctgtgaactgccatcttcaggtctagGCTTTGGCTGGGTCACTCAAGGACAGccccgaagccactccagcgttgtcctggctgtatgcttcaggtcCTTGTTGTGCTGGAAGGTTGTGTGCattctggagcaggttttcttcaaggacctctctgtatttggctgcattcagcctcaattctgaccagtctcctcGTCCCTGCCATTGAGAAGCAGCCCTACACCATGTTGTTGTCACCAGGTGATGAACAGTGACTGGTTTTtgccagggcggcctgtagtgtagtgggtaaggtactgtagaatctctccccaccttcaagcgcaagctgaagacacacctcttcaagcagcacctctccccatccctccctacctccctgtgaaccttaattgttgtctctgtgacttgctttgtgtatcggtatttttagttggcaaggtaagcagtgtttggatagttaactttggtcacttttgctctgtttctttgtttctttgttcaaaaaaaaaaagaagaaaaaaaagaaattgcaacaaatttatctttgttgtacaggtagcagttgaaattgtacttccctctagggtctttcagcgaacttatccctggttatgggtatgcactttgttgtacgtcgctctggataagagcgtctgccaaatgccaataatgtaatgtaatgtaacatgactgggacccgcaaggtcggtggttcaatccccggtgtagccacgataagatctccatagccactgggcccttgagcaaggcccttaaccctgcattgctccaggggaggattgtcgcctgcttagtctaatcaactgtacatcgctctggataaaagtgtctgccaaatgccattaatgtaatgtaatgtaatgtagtggctGGAGTCCCAGAcaccagagaatctttttctTCATGCTCTCCTCAGAGAgtgggctgtcatatgccttttactcaagagtggcttccgtcttgccaagttactcagtttggccgcacgcttccaaacttcttccattttgcGATTATTGAGGCCTTACCccggaggtctacagagagtttcttggacttcatggcttgggttttatcctgacatgcagtgtgaaatatgggaccttatatacacaggtgtgtgtatggagttctggtgaattaatttattttgagaaaTGTTTTGGTAGTATTGATGCATTTTGAACATGAAATGAACTGTTGCGCCAAGCTGTGTGTTGGTGCTGATAGTTGTATGAAGAGCTTTGAAAACGTCAACTGAGTattgaaaaatgcttgttagcaattgtaaaaagcTAAATGCATAACTTTTGCTTGATACATTATTTCATCTTCTCCCCAGGCTCCGTCTTCAAACGCTGGAAGCTGAACTGGTGTGACCTCTGGATTGATGGAAACCTCGTCTGCTACAAAAACGAAAACCGTCGGGAGTATGAAACCAGGGTGAGCCTCAAGAGCAAATGTGTTGCTGTTAAGTCTGGGTTGGCGTGCACAGGTAAGATGGCCTTATATACCAGTCAAACTATATttcaataatgtactgtaatacagTAGGCACAGAATGCACAAAAAAGGTAAGTATTTTCTTAGAGCAACATCAAACTTGTCAAACTTGTTCCTGTCAGTTGTAAGAAGTAGAAAATGTAGAAGGTAGATTCTCTGATGTGTAATGCCTTGTAATTTATGTGCTATGTGCAGGCGGAGATGTAATGCAGTGTGATGTATATGCTTTGTGTAGGTggagatgtaatgtaatatgatgtaTATGCTTTGTGTAGGTggagatgtaatgtaatatgatgtaTATGCTTTGTGTAGGTGTAgatgtattgtaatatttatatGCTTTGTGTAGGTGGAGATGTAATGCAGTGTGATGTATGTCCTTTGTGTAGGTGCAAATCCTCCAGAGGGCCGTCCTCGGGAAAATCTTTTGGTGTTGTATTTGAGAGATGGATCCACCGTTGTCATGTGCGCCAACAGTGATGATGAGGCATTGTGAGTAAAGTCTTACTCTAAGGCTTTTTAACTATCTGGCTGGATTATACTGGCATAGCCTAATTTGCTTTATCTTATCTACAGGGCATGGGAACTGACAATATTGGAAGCAAAAAGAAACCCAGTAAGTTTTCTCTggttatatacagtgctgtgaaaaggtATTTGCCCCCCCTCCTGGATTCT contains:
- the plekhb1 gene encoding pleckstrin homology domain-containing family B member 1; protein product: MALMKSGWLWRQSSVFKRWKLNWCDLWIDGNLVCYKNENRREYETRVSLKSKCVAVKSGLACTGANPPEGRPRENLLVLYLRDGSTVVMCANSDDEALAWELTILEAKRNPVYTYDPYDDSYQHVPLNSHNTIYISPGSHGSGGGTHHILIHRDPCDGIGQQVALGMLAGMATGAALRSLLWMPFWFC